A part of Actinoallomurus bryophytorum genomic DNA contains:
- a CDS encoding WD40 repeat domain-containing serine/threonine protein kinase, translated as MCEGLIAGQYLLIEQVGRGGFAVVWRARDEVLQRDVAAKQLFLPPYLTDEQRREHRERTLREARSAARLAHPGVVTVHDVVEHEGVPWIIMEFVHGRTLGEIVRTDGPLTPGRAAEVGLRLLDALCAAHAAGVLHRDVKPSNVIIGDRRVVLGDFGIARIEGDTELTQSGIVMGAPAYTAPERARGEPALAASDLWSLGATLFYAVEGRRAFRGPNPNATFHAILTCEPAPLRRAGPLAPVIEGLLRKDAAARMNAGEAAELLADAAGAHDRVSVPPHLPGRALPGHGRRHRWREATRPTSDLPAPRRPRPHPVRRPAVAALSFTALAVLLLSNALRVDDPRRRPAASYRTPPAHPRLTATLPAGRGEILSVVFSPDGRTIATGGRDRAVRLWTVAGHRMAGTLAGHRDPVSTVAFSPDGRTLATGGHDGEVILWNAPGHRAIATLSTHGRSVGALTFSPDGSVLATAGDAVRLWNVARHRKVRSLPATGENLRAASFGPHGTTLATAGTRTVRLWHVTGRSRPATVTRLTSPSGGMAFSGDGRMLAGGNDERGVRLWDVGGHRLLTTVPGAHANAVAFSPDGHTLACASGQAVLLWNTTTGTPAARLDAGTRTVEAIAFSPDGKTLATAGDDAAVRLWHLP; from the coding sequence ATGTGCGAAGGCCTGATCGCCGGGCAGTACCTGCTCATCGAGCAGGTGGGCAGGGGCGGCTTCGCGGTGGTCTGGCGCGCACGCGACGAAGTTCTCCAGCGTGACGTCGCGGCCAAACAGTTGTTCCTGCCGCCGTACCTCACCGACGAGCAGCGCCGCGAACACCGCGAGCGGACTCTCCGCGAGGCGCGTTCGGCGGCCAGGCTCGCCCATCCCGGCGTCGTGACCGTCCATGACGTGGTCGAGCACGAGGGCGTCCCGTGGATCATCATGGAGTTCGTCCATGGACGCACTCTGGGCGAGATCGTGCGTACGGACGGCCCGCTCACGCCGGGGCGGGCGGCCGAGGTCGGGCTGCGGCTGCTGGACGCGCTGTGCGCCGCACACGCGGCCGGGGTGCTCCACCGCGACGTCAAGCCGAGCAACGTCATCATCGGCGACCGGCGTGTGGTCCTCGGCGACTTCGGTATCGCCCGGATCGAGGGCGACACGGAGCTGACCCAGTCCGGCATCGTCATGGGCGCCCCGGCCTACACCGCGCCCGAACGTGCCCGCGGCGAGCCCGCCTTGGCCGCCTCGGACCTGTGGTCCCTGGGCGCCACGCTCTTCTACGCCGTCGAGGGGCGCCGGGCGTTCCGCGGGCCGAACCCGAACGCGACCTTCCACGCCATCCTGACGTGCGAGCCCGCTCCCCTGCGGCGTGCCGGTCCACTGGCCCCGGTCATCGAGGGCCTGTTGCGCAAGGACGCCGCCGCCCGGATGAACGCCGGAGAGGCCGCCGAGCTGCTCGCCGACGCCGCCGGCGCCCACGACCGTGTATCCGTGCCGCCGCACCTGCCCGGGCGGGCTCTGCCCGGCCACGGCCGGCGGCATCGGTGGCGGGAGGCGACCCGCCCGACATCGGATCTCCCCGCTCCGCGCCGTCCACGGCCCCATCCGGTACGCCGTCCCGCCGTGGCCGCCCTCTCCTTCACCGCGCTCGCCGTCCTGCTGCTGAGCAACGCGCTGCGCGTGGACGATCCGCGGCGCCGTCCCGCGGCGTCGTACCGCACCCCACCGGCGCACCCACGCCTGACCGCGACGCTGCCGGCCGGGCGGGGCGAGATCCTCAGCGTGGTGTTCAGCCCGGACGGCAGGACCATCGCGACGGGCGGCCGGGACCGTGCCGTACGGCTCTGGACCGTCGCCGGCCACCGCATGGCGGGAACACTCGCCGGGCACCGTGATCCGGTCTCGACGGTGGCGTTCAGCCCGGACGGCAGAACGCTCGCCACCGGCGGCCACGACGGTGAGGTGATCCTCTGGAACGCCCCCGGTCACCGCGCGATCGCCACTCTCAGCACGCACGGCCGGAGTGTGGGCGCGCTGACCTTCAGCCCGGACGGCTCCGTCCTGGCGACCGCGGGCGACGCCGTACGCCTGTGGAACGTCGCCCGGCACCGAAAGGTCCGATCGCTGCCCGCCACCGGGGAGAACCTCCGCGCCGCCTCGTTCGGCCCGCACGGCACGACCCTTGCCACCGCGGGCACCAGGACCGTACGCCTGTGGCACGTCACGGGCCGCAGCCGACCCGCCACGGTCACCCGGCTGACGTCGCCGTCCGGCGGAATGGCGTTCAGCGGGGACGGGAGGATGCTCGCCGGCGGCAACGACGAACGCGGCGTCCGGCTCTGGGACGTCGGCGGCCACCGGCTGCTGACCACGGTGCCCGGCGCCCACGCGAACGCCGTCGCCTTCAGCCCGGACGGCCACACCCTGGCCTGCGCGAGCGGGCAGGCCGTACTCCTGTGGAACACCACGACCGGCACCCCCGCCGCCCGCCTCGACGCGGGCACGCGAACGGTCGAGGCGATCGCCTTCAGCCCGGACGGCAAGACCCTCGCGACGGCGGGCGACGACGCCGCCGTACGCCTGTGGCACCTCCCCTGA